One Burkholderia sp. 9120 genomic window, CGCGAAATCCGAGGTGGTGGGGCGCAACGCCAACCTGCTGAGTTCCGGCCGCCAGCCGCCGGGTTTTTATCGCGAGCTATGGCAACACCTGCAGGAAGCCGGGCATTGGCAAGGCGAAATCTGGAACCGCAAGAAGAGCGGCGAGCTGTACCTGGAATATCTGTCGATCTCCGGTATCTGCGACGAAACCGGCCTCTGCACGCATTACGCCGCGATCTTTTCGGATATCACCGGGCGCCGACTGGCGGAGGAGCGGTTGAGTTATCTGGCCACGCACGACGCGCTCACCGGCCTGCCGAATCGCACGTTGTTCAGCGAACGGCTCGGTCACGCGATGGTGCGCGCGCAGCGCAGCGGCAAACGGGTCGCGGTGATGTTTCTCGATCTCGACCGCTTCAAGCTGATCAACGACACGCTCGGCCACGGCATCGGCGACGAAACGCTGAAGGTGATTGCGGAGCGGCTCAAACACGGCGTGCGTGAAACCGATACGGTCGCGCGGTTGGGCGGCGACGAGTTCACGATCGTCGCGGAAGATATCGAAGATATCCGCCATGTCGGCAAGATCGCGCAATCGCTACTCGAGGTGATCGGCCGGCCGATCGGCGTCGGCGCGCAGAGCGTGTTCGTGACGCCGAGCATCGGCATCAGCATGTTTCCCGACGACGGCACCGATCCGAAGCAATTGCTGATGCAGGCGGATCGCGCCATGTACGAAGCCAAGGAAGTCGGCAAGAACAACTTCCAGTTCTTCGCGGCGACGATGACTTCGTCGGCGAAAGAGCGGATCGTGCTTGAAGGCGAATTGCGTCAGGCGCTGCTGGCCGGCGAATTCCGTCTGCACTACCAGCCCGAATACGATCTGCGCACCGGCGCGATGACCGGCGTGGAAGCGCTGGTCCGCTGGCAGCATCCGCAGCGTGGCTTGATTGGGCCCGATCAGTTTATTCCGGCCGCGGAAGAGTCGGCGCTGATCGTGCCGATCGGCGGCTGGGTGCTGCGCGAGGCGTGCCGGCAGGCGCGCGCCTGGCTCGACGAAGGCTTCGAGTTCGGACGCATTGCCGTCAATCTGTCCGGCAAGCAGTGCCGTCACGACGGTTTCCTGCACGAGGTGGCCCGTGTGTTGAGCGACACCGGCTTGCCGGCGCAGCGCCTGCAGTTCGAACTGGTCGAGAGCATGGCCATGACCGGCCGCGAAGAGACCGCCGCGTTGCTGGGTGAACTGGCGCGGCGCGGCATCAGTCTCGCAATCGACGACTTCGGCACCGGCTACTCGGCATTCGCCTATTTGCAGAGTCTGCCGGTGGATACGCTGAAGATCGACCGCTCGTTTCTCGCGCAGATCGGACCCGGCACCACCGACGGCGCGATCGTTCGCGCGATCGTCGCAATGGCTAAGGCGCTCGGCATCACGGTCGTGGCCGAAGGCGTCGAATACGACGCCCAGTGGCGCTTTCTGCGCGAAATCGGCTGTGACCGCGCGCAGGGTTATTTGCTGGGCCGGCCGGTTCCCGCCGAGCAGTTGATCCGCACCGTGCACGACGCGCGCTATGCGCCGTGTGCCGCGCTGGCGAGCGAGCGCGGCCGATTCGACGGCAAGCTCGAAACTGCTGCTGAACCGGCCTCATTGCACGTATCACTATCGGCCTCACTACAGGCGTAACAAGCGACAACCCCATGCGTGAAAATCTCCCGGTCACCGATGAAGAGTACGTGCTGTCCGAACTGGACGTGATCATCACCCGCACGGACCTGACGGGCAACATCGTCTATGCCAATGAAGCGTTCCTGCGCAGCAGCGGCTATCCGCACGCCGAGGTGATCGGCAAGCCGCAGAATATCGTCCGCCATTTGGACATGCCCGAGGAAGCGTATCGGGATTTGTGGGAGACCATCGGCGGCGACCGGCCGTGGACCGGCGTGGTCAAGAATCGCCGCAAGCAGGGCGGCTATTACTGGGTGCTCGCCAATGTCACGTCGGTGTTCGAGAAGGGCGAGAAGGTCGGCTATATGTCGGTGCGCACGAAGCCGTCCAGCGAGCAGATCGCGCGGGCCGACCGCCTGTATGAGCGGCTCAATTCGCCGTCCGGCCACAAGCTGCGCCTGTCCGGCGGAACGGTGATCCGCACGGGCGTGGCCGGTGTCGCGGACCGCTTGCTGCGCCTGCCGGTCAATCTGCGCGTGTGGGCCACCATGGCGATGTTGATCGCCGTGATCCTGCTGCAAACGCTCGTCGCGAGTGGTTGGGTGCTGCCGCAGGTGCCGCCGCTGTGGCAGACCTTGGTGCTGGCCGGCGTGGGAACCGGTATCGCGCTTGCCTGCGGCGTCTATCTGACGCGCAATTTGCTGATGCCGCTGCAGGCGCTCAACGCAGGCGCGTTGAGCGTGCTGAACGGCCACATCCAGCAGCGCTTTCCGGAACGCGGCGACGCGCAGACCCGCATGCTCGGCCGGATGCTGAACCAGATGAACGCGAAGCTGGTCGGCGTGCTGATCGACGCCAAGATTTCAATCGATGCGATCCGCGACAAGACCCACGAATTCGTGCGCGGCAATAGCGATCTGGCCACCCGCACCGACGAACAGGCGAGCGCGATCGATCAGACCACCGCCAGCCTCGCCGAGATCACGGAGACGGCGGAACAGAACGCGCTCGGTGCGGAGCGCGCCAATACGTCCGGGCGGCAGACGGCGGAAACCGCCGAAGTCGCGGCCGGCGAGGTGCAGAAGACGGTCGCCGTGATGGAGCGCGTGCGCGAGCATTCGCGCAAGATCTCGGACATCACGTCGGTGATCGACGCGATTGCGTTTCAGACCAATATCATCGCGCTGAACGCGTCGGTGGAAGCGGCGCGCGCGGGGCAATACGGGCGCGGCTTCGCGGTGGTGGCCTCCGAGGTGCGCAGTCTCGCGCAACGCGCGGCCGGCGCCGCGAAGGAAATCAAAACCTTGATCGAAACGTCGCTGCATACGGTCACCACGGCCTCGCAAACGGCGGCGCGCGCCGGCGAGACGATGAATACCGTCGAGCAGACGGTCACGCAATTGACCCGCACGCTGTACGACATTGCGCTCGCGAGCCGCGGCCAGAGCGTGCAGATTGCGCAGATCAACGAAGCGGTCGGGCAGGTGGCCGGGCTGACCCAGCGCAATGCGGCGCTGGTCGAGCAGTCGGCGGTGGCATCCTCCGATCTTCAGCAACAGACGCAGTCGCTCGAGTCGGCGATGAGTATTTTTCATTTGCGCAGTGAGACGCGCGGTGAAGAGCGTAGCGAGGAAACGGCCGAAGTCGCGTAGAAGGCCGGCGGCGTTGTGAGTCCACGTGGCGTAGGTGTCGATCGGCCGGCGCTAGCTGTCGCAGTACACTGGCGCCAGCAATCCGTGAAATCACGGCATCGACGCAATGGAGGCACAACGTGACGCAAGTTCAAACGCAAGACGCGACGCATGCGGGGCTGCAACAGGAGGCATCGAAGTCATCCGAATGGGAGGTACGCTGCGAACTGGCGGCGCTATACCGTTTGATGGCCCATCTGAAGATGTCCGATCTGATCGACACGCACATCACCGCGCGCGTGCCGGGCGAGCCCGGTCATTTTCTGATCAACCGCTACGGCGTGTTGTTCAACGAAATGCGGGCGTCGGACCTGGTGAAGATCGACGCAGAAGGCCGCGTGGTGGAACGCGATCCGGACCCGGTCCGGCATCGCGTGAACGTGGCGGGCTTTGTGATTCATTCGGCGGTGCATGGCGCGCGCGAGGACATGCATTGGGTGATCCATGTGCATACCGCCGCGAGCAGCGCGGTGTCCGCGCAGGAAGACGGCTTGCTTCCGATCAGCCAGCATGCGCTGCGTTTCTATCGACGGCTCGCGTATCACGACTACGAAGGCATCGCCCTCGACACGGCCGAGCGTGAGCGTCTGGTGGCGGATCTCGGTGCGCACAAGGCCATGATGCTGCGCAATCACGGCGTGCTGGTCGGCGCGCCGAGCGCGGCGGAAGCGTTCAGCCTGATCTATTTTCTCGAACAAGCGTGCCGCATTCAGATCGGCGCGATGGCCGGTAACGCGCGTCTGCGGGTGCCGGACGCGGCGGTTTGCGAGAAAACGGCGAAGCAATTCGATGCGGCCGGTGAATACGACTTGATGGACCTCGCCTGGCAGGCTGCGCTGCGGCTGATCGGCGATCAGGCCGCCGCGTATCGAAGCTGATAAAAACTAATCCGGTAACCGGGCCGCGCATTGCATTAAATGCGCGGCCCGGGTAAAAAATACAGTTCATTCAAAAACGTTCATGCCGAATTGATCTGGCCAGAATCGATCTGATTCGCTCTAAAAATCCCCATTCACATTTCATCCGACCTCGCTATAATCCGAACGCCTGCATTTTTGGCACTTTACCTGCGCGAGCGCGATGGGCTTTTTGACGGGATGCCGACATCGCCATAAAAACGGACGCCGTCACACGGTTAATGGACCACGATAATGGCTGCCGCACAAAATATCAAAACGCTTTGTCAGAATCACTGGACGCAATGGAAAGCCGACTGCAGCGGCTTTCTGAAAGCCGTCGCCGCCGACCTCGACGTCACGTTGACGGGCGATGCAAATAGCATTGTCGACCAGATGGGTCGCTCGCCGTGGCTTCAACTCGGCGCGGATGCGGATAAAGCCGTTGCCTATGCCGGATTGAGTTATCTGGTGGTTGCCGCATTGAAGGCGACCCATCATGGCCATGTGGCGATTATCATGCCGGGTCAATCCAAACCCTATCCGCTTGCTTACTGGGGCCGCTATGGCGGCATCGGCCGGCAGAATACCGCGATTAACTTTTCGTGGAACCATGCGGATCTCACGAACGTGCAGTATTACGCCATCAAGCCATGAAACAGCATTTCGTCAAGCAGGTAGCGATTATCGTCGCCGGTCTGGTGGTGGCCGCACCGGTTGCGTTCGCGCAGACGTGTCATTACAGCGAAGTCGATCCCGGCAAGGGGAAGGTTAGCGCCGGCGAGTTGTCGATCGATCTCGGGCAAAGCGACGGCTCGGATAACCCGACCGCGTGGCTGGGGCCGGTCACCGTCACGCATGCGAGCGGCGAAGCGTGTTCGGTG contains:
- a CDS encoding methyl-accepting chemotaxis protein, whose amino-acid sequence is MRENLPVTDEEYVLSELDVIITRTDLTGNIVYANEAFLRSSGYPHAEVIGKPQNIVRHLDMPEEAYRDLWETIGGDRPWTGVVKNRRKQGGYYWVLANVTSVFEKGEKVGYMSVRTKPSSEQIARADRLYERLNSPSGHKLRLSGGTVIRTGVAGVADRLLRLPVNLRVWATMAMLIAVILLQTLVASGWVLPQVPPLWQTLVLAGVGTGIALACGVYLTRNLLMPLQALNAGALSVLNGHIQQRFPERGDAQTRMLGRMLNQMNAKLVGVLIDAKISIDAIRDKTHEFVRGNSDLATRTDEQASAIDQTTASLAEITETAEQNALGAERANTSGRQTAETAEVAAGEVQKTVAVMERVREHSRKISDITSVIDAIAFQTNIIALNASVEAARAGQYGRGFAVVASEVRSLAQRAAGAAKEIKTLIETSLHTVTTASQTAARAGETMNTVEQTVTQLTRTLYDIALASRGQSVQIAQINEAVGQVAGLTQRNAALVEQSAVASSDLQQQTQSLESAMSIFHLRSETRGEERSEETAEVA
- a CDS encoding class II aldolase/adducin family protein, which encodes MQQEASKSSEWEVRCELAALYRLMAHLKMSDLIDTHITARVPGEPGHFLINRYGVLFNEMRASDLVKIDAEGRVVERDPDPVRHRVNVAGFVIHSAVHGAREDMHWVIHVHTAASSAVSAQEDGLLPISQHALRFYRRLAYHDYEGIALDTAERERLVADLGAHKAMMLRNHGVLVGAPSAAEAFSLIYFLEQACRIQIGAMAGNARLRVPDAAVCEKTAKQFDAAGEYDLMDLAWQAALRLIGDQAAAYRS
- a CDS encoding EAL domain-containing protein, with protein sequence MAHHTLDIEIGRLVSGSMLECSPRTSIHDAAHCMAEQRRSAIVVMDGPRAVGIWTEHDALALADDTDVHATPVEAVMSWPVMSLPQHTRLGDAALHFRNSGIRHCLVVDDQGHSLGILTQTDFVMNQGAEYFLRMKSIESIKTAAPVLVDHALCVKEAMRLMRAQRLSAVVVAYPDGVHGILTERDIVGLVANGATNGTVGCHASRPLRCLRQSQSLYAARQYLIEHRMRHVGILDRHDVLIGVLGLADILNDIEHEYVQELQIALRERDDALFESRYNLRLADRVVESSLDGVMVTDLHGTIERVNPAFTRLTGYAKSEVVGRNANLLSSGRQPPGFYRELWQHLQEAGHWQGEIWNRKKSGELYLEYLSISGICDETGLCTHYAAIFSDITGRRLAEERLSYLATHDALTGLPNRTLFSERLGHAMVRAQRSGKRVAVMFLDLDRFKLINDTLGHGIGDETLKVIAERLKHGVRETDTVARLGGDEFTIVAEDIEDIRHVGKIAQSLLEVIGRPIGVGAQSVFVTPSIGISMFPDDGTDPKQLLMQADRAMYEAKEVGKNNFQFFAATMTSSAKERIVLEGELRQALLAGEFRLHYQPEYDLRTGAMTGVEALVRWQHPQRGLIGPDQFIPAAEESALIVPIGGWVLREACRQARAWLDEGFEFGRIAVNLSGKQCRHDGFLHEVARVLSDTGLPAQRLQFELVESMAMTGREETAALLGELARRGISLAIDDFGTGYSAFAYLQSLPVDTLKIDRSFLAQIGPGTTDGAIVRAIVAMAKALGITVVAEGVEYDAQWRFLREIGCDRAQGYLLGRPVPAEQLIRTVHDARYAPCAALASERGRFDGKLETAAEPASLHVSLSASLQA